A stretch of the uncultured Desulfobacter sp. genome encodes the following:
- a CDS encoding FMN-binding protein, which translates to MFEKNSKAHVILFALVLSVLCSLLITAAATGLKSKQQENMALDKKVNLLRAAGLVDVGQKPGKEKINALYDQRIEEVVVDSQGKIMETENPEGMHLYFIHGKGTGKSHDLKDISGYIVPINTRGLWGKIQGYLAFENDGQTVSGFSVFSHSETPGLGGEIESAWFQKNFKGKKILNSQDKFVSIGIAKGKAGDLPKDEQENFVDGISGATLTGRYLSEGIKNTLMKYEGVSVTFRQKQLKAKAGDSAHE; encoded by the coding sequence ATGTTTGAGAAAAACTCAAAAGCCCATGTCATCCTTTTTGCTCTTGTCCTGTCTGTATTGTGTAGTCTTTTGATCACTGCGGCAGCAACGGGTCTTAAAAGCAAGCAGCAGGAGAACATGGCCCTGGACAAAAAAGTGAACCTGCTGCGGGCCGCAGGTCTTGTGGATGTGGGCCAAAAGCCTGGGAAAGAGAAAATCAACGCCCTTTATGACCAGCGCATTGAAGAGGTGGTTGTGGACTCCCAGGGAAAAATTATGGAAACAGAAAACCCCGAAGGCATGCATCTGTATTTCATCCATGGGAAGGGCACTGGTAAAAGCCATGACTTAAAGGACATTTCCGGTTATATCGTGCCCATCAATACCCGGGGACTGTGGGGGAAAATTCAAGGGTATCTGGCCTTTGAAAATGACGGCCAGACCGTATCAGGTTTTTCCGTGTTCAGCCACTCTGAAACCCCGGGGCTTGGCGGAGAGATCGAAAGTGCCTGGTTCCAGAAGAATTTTAAAGGCAAAAAGATCCTTAATTCCCAGGATAAATTTGTCTCCATCGGCATTGCCAAGGGAAAGGCCGGTGATCTGCCCAAAGATGAGCAGGAGAATTTTGTGGACGGCATCTCCGGGGCCACCCTGACAGGCAGGTATCTATCTGAAGGTATTAAAAATACCCTGATGAAGTATGAGGGGGTATCTGTTACTTTCCGGCAGAAACAATTAAAAGCGAAAGCTGGTGACTCAGCCCATGAATAG
- a CDS encoding dihydroorotate dehydrogenase electron transfer subunit codes for MITQLLPAMVEVADKEVHSPEFATLYIDESIDFKPGQFVMVWIPGVDEKPYTISHYSPNRFGITVEAKGLFSKKAVSLGPGDKIGIRGPFGNGFNMGIGHKRVAVVAGGCGMAPLAPLVEAFQIDDGPEVVLIQGARSKSFLLYPDRFAAKAEICTDDGSKGYKGFVTDILEQKINELSNVSTPVFDMVYACGPEIMMAKVFEICEAHGIPCQVSLERYMRCGFGVCGACVCGHAVVCKDGPVFGSKMLRTMADFNTRALLKTGKPVPLNEYATWRCQ; via the coding sequence ATGATTACGCAGTTGCTGCCCGCTATGGTTGAAGTGGCGGACAAGGAAGTTCACAGCCCTGAGTTTGCCACCCTTTATATTGATGAATCCATTGACTTTAAACCGGGCCAGTTTGTCATGGTGTGGATTCCCGGCGTGGATGAAAAACCCTATACCATTTCCCATTACAGTCCGAACCGCTTCGGTATTACGGTGGAAGCCAAGGGGCTTTTTTCTAAAAAAGCCGTTTCCCTTGGGCCTGGTGATAAAATTGGTATTCGTGGACCCTTTGGCAACGGATTTAATATGGGAATCGGTCATAAGCGGGTTGCCGTTGTGGCCGGCGGCTGCGGCATGGCGCCCCTTGCACCCCTTGTGGAGGCTTTTCAAATTGATGACGGGCCTGAGGTGGTGTTGATCCAGGGTGCCCGGTCCAAATCTTTTCTGCTCTATCCGGACCGGTTTGCGGCAAAGGCCGAAATCTGTACGGATGACGGATCAAAAGGATATAAAGGGTTTGTCACGGATATTCTGGAACAAAAAATAAACGAACTGTCGAATGTTTCTACCCCCGTTTTTGATATGGTCTATGCCTGCGGCCCGGAAATCATGATGGCCAAGGTGTTTGAGATTTGTGAGGCCCACGGCATCCCCTGCCAGGTTTCCCTGGAACGGTACATGAGATGCGGGTTCGGGGTATGCGGGGCATGTGTCTGTGGTCATGCCGTGGTGTGCAAAGATGGGCCGGTATTTGGCTCAAAGATGTTGAGAACCATGGCTGATTTTAATACCCGGGCGCTGTTGAAAACTGGAAAGCCGGTGCCGCTGAATGAATATGCCACCTGGCGCTGCCAGTAG
- a CDS encoding dihydroorotate dehydrogenase → MQTSFLGKALCTPLVLASGVLGNNKAILERIWENGCGLPTMKSIGPAPREGHKNPTVIDLGNGMINAVGLPSPGYLNMEEEWQELSERAFPVNASIYGGSVDEFVRVAEFVSAKGPDFIELNISCPNSDQHGMIFGVNAKSSHDVVAAVKKVIDVPLIAKLTPAAPDIAAIAKACEDAGADAICAINTAGPGMVIDIESRQPVLAFKKGGLSGPMIKPIAVRCVYDIFRSVSIPIIGLGGISTGKDALEIIMAGATLVGIGTAVRYRGITVFDKVNKEIDQWLAAHDTTMEEIRGAAHREAL, encoded by the coding sequence ATGCAAACCTCGTTTTTAGGGAAAGCACTGTGCACACCTTTGGTATTGGCCTCGGGTGTGCTCGGTAACAACAAAGCTATTTTAGAAAGGATTTGGGAAAACGGCTGCGGACTTCCCACCATGAAGTCCATTGGGCCCGCTCCCCGGGAGGGCCATAAAAATCCAACGGTCATTGATCTTGGTAACGGCATGATCAATGCCGTGGGCCTGCCTTCCCCGGGTTATCTGAACATGGAAGAGGAGTGGCAGGAGCTTTCAGAGCGGGCCTTTCCCGTAAACGCCAGCATCTACGGCGGATCCGTGGATGAATTTGTCCGGGTGGCGGAGTTTGTTTCCGCCAAGGGACCGGATTTTATTGAATTGAATATCTCCTGCCCCAATTCAGATCAGCACGGCATGATTTTCGGGGTAAATGCCAAGTCTTCCCATGATGTTGTGGCCGCGGTAAAAAAAGTGATTGATGTGCCTTTGATTGCCAAACTGACACCGGCTGCCCCGGATATCGCAGCCATTGCAAAGGCGTGTGAGGATGCCGGTGCCGACGCCATCTGCGCCATTAATACGGCCGGGCCGGGCATGGTGATTGACATTGAGTCTCGGCAGCCTGTGCTTGCCTTTAAAAAAGGGGGGCTTTCCGGCCCCATGATCAAGCCCATTGCCGTGCGGTGTGTGTACGATATTTTTCGGTCTGTCTCCATTCCCATCATTGGTCTGGGCGGTATCAGTACAGGAAAAGATGCCTTGGAGATCATCATGGCAGGGGCGACGCTTGTGGGAATCGGCACGGCCGTAAGATACCGGGGGATCACCGTGTTTGATAAGGTAAATAAAGAGATCGACCAATGGCTGGCAGCCCACGACACCACCATGGAAGAGATCCGGGGTGCAGCCCACAGGGAGGCCCTATGA
- the nqrE gene encoding NADH:ubiquinone reductase (Na(+)-transporting) subunit E, translated as MGDLFSLFINSVFIGNILLAYFLGMCSFIAVSKNVDTAAGLGFAVIFVLSVTSPVNWIIYHGFLAPGALSWLGFPDLDLSFLKFITFIAVIAALVQAVEMVIDRYSPELYATLGVFLPLIAVNCAILGTSLFMVERNYTFIESIVFGAGSGTGWMLAIVTMAAIRKKARYSDVPDGLQGFGFTMIIAGLMAMTFMMFSGITL; from the coding sequence ATGGGTGACCTGTTCAGTCTATTTATTAATTCCGTTTTCATCGGCAACATCCTTTTGGCCTATTTTCTTGGAATGTGTTCGTTTATTGCTGTTTCCAAAAATGTGGATACGGCCGCAGGGTTGGGGTTTGCCGTTATTTTTGTGTTGTCTGTGACAAGTCCGGTTAACTGGATCATCTATCACGGATTTCTGGCACCGGGTGCGTTGTCCTGGCTAGGTTTTCCTGACCTTGACTTAAGCTTTTTAAAGTTCATTACCTTTATTGCCGTGATTGCCGCCCTGGTCCAGGCCGTGGAGATGGTCATTGACCGGTATTCGCCCGAGCTTTACGCAACGCTGGGCGTATTTTTACCACTGATTGCCGTAAACTGCGCTATTTTGGGTACCAGTCTTTTCATGGTGGAGAGAAACTACACCTTTATTGAGTCCATTGTCTTTGGCGCAGGTTCCGGCACCGGCTGGATGCTGGCCATTGTCACCATGGCGGCTATCCGAAAAAAGGCCCGGTATTCGGATGTGCCTGACGGTTTGCAAGGATTCGGGTTTACGATGATTATTGCCGGATTGATGGCCATGACGTTTATGATGTTTTCAGGCATTACCTTATAA
- a CDS encoding 4Fe-4S dicluster domain-containing protein: MKTLKISRGFNLNVAEQPDLNCVHLDLPSSLGCCAGDIPHIRPKLLVKEGQRVKTGETLFTDKRDTTIQYVSPGTGLVEKIIYGDRRRLMEVVIAPESGDEYIEYDPVDLDGITEMPLDFLVAHLKKGGLWQGLRQFPALDFADPDHSPSMIIVAMDGNDLFSPRPDIILKDNISAFEAGMVILRRFSTRLEVVCRESSLESILKQGSLVADQITHAAPDIYPAWHPGAVLYQIKQEPSENSAWCIRLEHLVMMGRFLLTGRYPVQKVVTVTRPGEPQPHMRGRQGMPLYSLVESMLENSIVTSGRFNGRILDKDAHIGFFENTVNIIEAGPEEEMFGFVRPGLNKPTVSSTFLFSLFKRPAKMDCTLHGEARACINCSYCERICPNELMPSFIMKALNAGELEEALALGLMDCCKCGLCSFACPSKIELTQILSDAMDAYYKDK; the protein is encoded by the coding sequence ATGAAAACATTAAAAATTTCCCGGGGGTTTAACCTGAATGTGGCTGAGCAGCCCGATCTGAACTGTGTTCACCTGGACCTGCCGTCCAGTTTAGGGTGCTGTGCCGGGGACATACCACATATCCGGCCAAAATTGCTGGTTAAAGAGGGCCAGCGCGTTAAAACCGGCGAAACTTTATTCACGGATAAGCGAGATACAACCATACAATATGTCTCGCCTGGAACCGGCCTGGTGGAAAAGATTATTTACGGAGACCGGCGCCGCCTGATGGAGGTGGTCATCGCACCTGAGTCCGGAGATGAGTATATTGAATATGATCCGGTTGATTTGGACGGGATTACCGAAATGCCCTTGGATTTCCTTGTGGCGCACCTGAAAAAAGGCGGCCTGTGGCAGGGACTTCGCCAGTTTCCGGCTCTGGATTTCGCCGATCCGGATCATTCCCCGTCCATGATTATTGTGGCCATGGATGGAAATGACCTTTTTTCGCCGCGTCCCGATATCATTCTTAAAGATAACATTAGTGCCTTTGAAGCGGGTATGGTAATTCTGCGCAGATTTTCAACTCGCCTTGAAGTGGTCTGCCGGGAAAGCAGCCTGGAAAGCATCTTGAAACAAGGAAGCTTAGTGGCGGACCAGATTACCCATGCCGCTCCGGACATTTATCCTGCCTGGCACCCTGGTGCGGTGCTTTATCAGATTAAGCAAGAGCCGTCAGAGAACAGCGCCTGGTGTATCCGTCTGGAGCATCTGGTAATGATGGGCCGTTTTTTGCTCACCGGTCGGTACCCGGTTCAGAAAGTCGTCACCGTTACCCGGCCCGGGGAGCCGCAGCCGCATATGCGGGGCCGTCAGGGCATGCCCCTGTATTCTCTGGTCGAAAGTATGCTTGAAAACAGTATTGTCACCTCAGGCCGGTTTAACGGCCGGATTTTGGACAAGGATGCCCATATCGGTTTTTTTGAAAATACGGTTAATATAATTGAAGCCGGGCCGGAGGAGGAGATGTTCGGTTTTGTCCGTCCCGGCCTTAACAAGCCCACAGTCTCGTCTACATTTCTGTTTTCCCTGTTCAAGCGACCGGCAAAAATGGACTGCACCCTGCACGGTGAAGCCCGGGCCTGTATCAATTGCTCCTATTGTGAGCGGATTTGCCCCAATGAACTTATGCCCTCCTTTATCATGAAGGCGCTGAATGCAGGAGAACTTGAAGAAGCCCTGGCGCTTGGACTCATGGACTGCTGCAAATGCGGGCTGTGTTCCTTTGCCTGCCCTTCCAAAATTGAATTGACCCAAATACTTTCGGACGCCATGGACGCCTATTACAAGGACAAATAA
- the pyrE gene encoding orotate phosphoribosyltransferase: protein MNYKEEFIEFLVECNALKFGEFELKSGRIAPYFINTGMFDTGSKIQKLGTYYAKAINAHFKEDFHGIYGPAYKGIPLCITAACALADMGIDKGYVFNRKEAKTYADKSAVVGMPLTSDIRLILVDDVITSGKAIRESLEILKGCNDPKVCGIIISVNRQEKGKTDKNALAEVADTLGIPIFAIVTIREIIDFLHNREIAGKIVLDDAMKAKIETYLETYGADR from the coding sequence ATGAATTATAAAGAGGAATTTATAGAATTTCTGGTAGAGTGCAATGCTCTGAAGTTCGGTGAGTTTGAGCTGAAAAGCGGTCGCATTGCGCCCTATTTTATCAATACCGGTATGTTTGACACCGGATCAAAGATTCAAAAGCTGGGCACCTATTATGCGAAAGCCATTAACGCCCATTTTAAAGAAGATTTTCACGGCATTTACGGACCTGCCTACAAAGGCATTCCTCTGTGCATCACGGCAGCCTGTGCCCTGGCCGACATGGGCATTGACAAAGGATATGTGTTCAACCGCAAGGAAGCCAAAACCTATGCAGATAAAAGTGCTGTGGTGGGTATGCCGTTGACCTCCGACATCCGGCTGATCCTGGTGGATGACGTCATTACCTCGGGCAAAGCCATCCGGGAATCCCTGGAAATTTTAAAAGGCTGCAACGATCCCAAGGTTTGCGGCATCATCATCAGTGTAAACCGCCAGGAAAAGGGTAAAACAGACAAAAATGCCCTGGCAGAGGTGGCAGATACCCTTGGCATTCCCATTTTCGCCATTGTTACCATACGGGAGATCATTGATTTTCTGCATAACCGGGAAATCGCAGGCAAAATTGTACTGGATGACGCAATGAAAGCAAAGATTGAAACGTATCTGGAAACCTACGGCGCAGACCGTTGA
- a CDS encoding NADH:ubiquinone reductase (Na(+)-transporting) subunit D has protein sequence MKLKSKSEYQEILIKGMWSQNPVAYQVLGICSALAVTVKMSTAVVMALALTVVTACSSMIISSMRKIIPSNIRIIVELAIISTLVIVTDQVLKAYFYDISKQLSIFVGLIITNCIVLGRAEAFALANDPIDSFVDGIANGLGYGLILVVVAFIRELLGSGKFLGFQVVPGFVYDLGFQNMGLMVLAPGAFFVIGLLVWLKNSLPGISSQKK, from the coding sequence ATGAAGCTTAAATCCAAAAGTGAATACCAGGAGATCTTGATCAAGGGCATGTGGAGCCAGAACCCTGTGGCCTACCAGGTACTGGGTATCTGTTCGGCTTTGGCCGTAACCGTGAAGATGTCCACGGCCGTTGTAATGGCCCTGGCCCTAACGGTTGTAACGGCCTGTTCGTCCATGATCATCTCCTCCATGAGAAAAATCATTCCATCCAATATACGGATCATTGTAGAATTGGCGATTATTTCCACCCTGGTGATTGTTACCGACCAGGTCCTCAAAGCCTATTTTTATGACATCTCCAAACAGCTTTCCATTTTTGTGGGGCTTATTATCACCAACTGCATTGTTTTGGGCCGTGCCGAAGCCTTTGCCCTGGCCAATGATCCCATTGACTCTTTTGTGGATGGTATCGCCAACGGTTTGGGCTATGGTTTGATCCTTGTGGTGGTGGCCTTTATCCGGGAGCTATTAGGATCCGGGAAATTTTTAGGATTTCAGGTGGTCCCCGGCTTTGTATATGACCTTGGTTTCCAGAATATGGGGTTGATGGTGCTGGCCCCAGGGGCCTTTTTTGTCATCGGCCTTCTGGTGTGGCTGAAAAATTCTTTGCCCGGCATATCAAGCCAAAAAAAATAA
- the nqrF gene encoding NADH:ubiquinone reductase (Na(+)-transporting) subunit F — MIYLISIIVFTVVIGILVMVLLFVEAKVTTKGEHMVTINGKADEALKISGNPTLLSALSSEEIFLPSACGGSGSCGMCRCKVLEGGGSVLPTELSHLSRKEKTEGVRLSCQLKVKEDLSIEVPESIFGIKKVDAEVVSNQNVATFIKELVLRPSEPFDFKAGAYIQIDVPEYELDFKDFHIASKYVSEWKKYNLLDLTSKGIKPGFRAYSLANPPHDKDILMLNVRIATPPPGTEGIPPGFGSSYVFGLEPGDKVMVSGPYGDFMARDTDREMCFIGGGAGMAPLRSHILHQLDGINSGRKISFWYGARSIKEMFYDEDFKELVEKYPNFSYHVALSAPDPEDNWTGRTGFINSYLVETYLSTHEDPAEIEYYLCGPPPMIDSVIDSLYEMGVEDDMIFYDKF, encoded by the coding sequence TTGATTTATTTAATCAGTATTATCGTGTTTACCGTTGTTATCGGTATTCTGGTTATGGTGCTCTTGTTTGTGGAAGCAAAAGTGACCACAAAGGGAGAGCATATGGTGACCATCAACGGCAAGGCCGATGAGGCTTTGAAGATTTCGGGCAATCCCACGCTGTTGTCTGCTTTGTCGAGTGAAGAAATTTTTCTGCCTTCTGCCTGCGGGGGCTCCGGATCATGCGGGATGTGCCGGTGTAAGGTCCTTGAGGGCGGCGGCAGTGTGCTGCCCACAGAGCTGTCCCATTTAAGCCGGAAGGAAAAGACGGAAGGCGTTCGCCTCTCCTGTCAGCTCAAAGTTAAGGAAGACCTTTCCATTGAGGTGCCTGAATCCATTTTCGGCATTAAAAAGGTAGACGCCGAAGTCGTATCCAATCAAAATGTTGCCACGTTTATTAAAGAGTTAGTGTTGCGTCCCTCCGAACCCTTTGATTTCAAAGCAGGCGCCTATATCCAGATTGACGTGCCCGAATATGAACTTGATTTTAAAGATTTTCATATCGCCAGCAAGTATGTCAGCGAATGGAAAAAGTATAATCTTTTAGACCTGACGTCCAAAGGGATAAAACCGGGATTCAGGGCTTATTCTCTTGCCAATCCGCCCCATGACAAAGATATTCTTATGCTCAATGTCCGTATTGCAACGCCGCCGCCGGGCACCGAAGGTATTCCCCCGGGATTTGGTTCCTCCTATGTGTTCGGACTTGAACCCGGTGACAAGGTGATGGTGTCAGGGCCTTACGGGGACTTTATGGCAAGGGATACGGACCGGGAGATGTGCTTTATCGGCGGCGGTGCCGGTATGGCGCCTTTGCGTTCCCATATTCTACACCAACTGGACGGGATCAATTCCGGCCGTAAGATCTCCTTTTGGTACGGTGCCAGATCCATCAAAGAGATGTTTTACGACGAAGATTTTAAAGAACTTGTGGAAAAATATCCTAATTTTTCATACCATGTGGCCTTGTCCGCACCCGATCCGGAAGACAACTGGACCGGCCGGACCGGGTTTATCAACTCCTATCTTGTGGAGACATACTTAAGCACCCACGAAGATCCGGCTGAGATTGAGTATTACCTGTGCGGTCCGCCGCCCATGATTGATTCGGTTATTGACAGCCTTTACGAGATGGGTGTGGAAGATGATATGATATTTTATGACAAGTTTTAA
- a CDS encoding NADH:ubiquinone reductase (Na(+)-transporting) subunit B: MKNPLKKFFDDTKPLFTGDGKYKKYEPVWDATKTFFFLPSEKVRAMPFVRDHLDLKRYMSIVILALLPVTFFGIYNTGYQAGIGAGESWPAIQCLFVGAWYVLPIIIVSYAVGFAWEFLFAVMRGHKISEGLLVTGLLFPLTLPPTIPLWQVALGISFGVVIGKEVFGGTGRNILNPALTGRAFLFFSYPVSMSGDVWVAGKNLVDGVTGATALSVTGTGGQPITAALSNAGYSLGQLFTGLVPGSVGETSALCCLIGAAILMVTRIANYRIVIGGIAGLVITSLIVYLIPGGQNTWSNAGPFYHLCAGGFLFGIIFMATDPVSAPGTNPGRWIFGAAIGFLTVILRVGNPAFMEGVMLAILFMNVFAPLLDHLVLKYKSSKRIPNV, encoded by the coding sequence ATGAAAAATCCTTTAAAAAAGTTTTTTGATGATACAAAGCCCTTGTTTACCGGAGACGGGAAGTATAAAAAATATGAGCCTGTCTGGGATGCCACCAAAACATTTTTTTTTCTGCCCTCGGAGAAGGTCCGTGCCATGCCCTTTGTCCGGGATCACCTGGATCTGAAACGATATATGAGCATCGTGATTCTGGCGCTTTTACCGGTAACCTTTTTCGGAATATATAACACCGGTTACCAGGCCGGCATCGGGGCCGGCGAATCCTGGCCCGCGATCCAATGCCTTTTTGTCGGTGCCTGGTATGTGCTGCCCATTATTATCGTCTCCTATGCGGTGGGGTTTGCCTGGGAGTTCCTTTTTGCGGTGATGCGGGGCCATAAGATATCCGAAGGGCTTCTTGTCACGGGATTGCTTTTTCCCTTAACCCTGCCGCCAACCATTCCTTTATGGCAGGTGGCACTTGGTATCTCTTTCGGGGTGGTCATCGGCAAGGAGGTCTTTGGCGGAACGGGCCGCAATATCCTTAACCCGGCATTGACCGGACGCGCCTTCCTGTTTTTCTCCTATCCAGTCTCAATGTCCGGAGATGTCTGGGTGGCGGGGAAAAATTTGGTGGACGGCGTGACTGGGGCCACAGCCCTTTCCGTGACAGGTACCGGGGGGCAGCCTATCACGGCAGCCCTTTCCAATGCCGGTTATTCTCTGGGGCAGCTTTTCACAGGATTGGTGCCGGGCAGTGTGGGCGAAACTTCGGCGCTCTGTTGCCTGATCGGTGCCGCCATTCTCATGGTGACCCGTATTGCCAATTACAGAATTGTTATCGGCGGCATTGCCGGGCTTGTTATTACAAGTTTAATTGTCTACCTGATCCCCGGGGGGCAGAATACCTGGTCCAATGCAGGCCCTTTTTACCATTTGTGTGCCGGCGGATTTTTGTTCGGCATCATCTTTATGGCCACGGATCCGGTGTCCGCGCCGGGCACCAATCCGGGCCGCTGGATTTTCGGGGCAGCCATTGGTTTTTTAACCGTGATTCTCAGGGTGGGAAACCCCGCGTTCATGGAAGGGGTGATGCTGGCGATATTGTTCATGAACGTGTTTGCGCCTTTGCTGGATCACTTGGTACTCAAGTATAAATCATCAAAGAGGATTCCCAATGTTTGA